The DNA segment TCTTTGCCATGGCGATTAGCTGCTTTAGCTGGGCCTAAAAAAGCAATGGACTAAATGGTAGACGACCACTATACCTGGAGTAGCTGGAACTCTGCCCACAGGTACGGGTACCTTGATGAATGCAGGCGGTGGTGGCTGTATAGGGTAGAAAAGCGAACCAATGAGCGTTAGTAACACCTGCCTCATAACTTCAATTTAACTTCAATTATTTACCGGCTGATTTTCCACTTCTCTTAAACGTTCTGCGAGTCGGTCCATTTGAGCACGTAGAGCTTCATTCTCCTCCTCCAGCCCAGAGATATGACTCTGTAGCCTTCCTCTCGGTACCTCCTCCTCACCTATACGCAGTTAGGCATCATCGGTTAATCAGTAGGTTCAATTTTAACAATTAGGACTTTGTATATGCATCAAACTAGCTACATACTCGATACATGATACACTGGGTAGCTGTGATTCTGATATACAATACACGTGTACAGTACTATAGTATTCTCACCAGGAGGTCGTTCAGAGTGTATAGGTCCCCCGTGATGTTCCACGTGCACCACCTGTGTGTTAGGAGCACCACCCCCACCGTGACCAGTGCCACCAAGCTCCTGCAACCTGTGTATGAAGGTTCCGGAGAATAACTAGACTGATGTTTTCAACGATATACAATTACCGTGCTGCAAGTTGATTTGCTCTGCTGTGGATATTGGCAAACAGTGGAGACTGATCAGGAATCCTAAAACACAAAAATGATACACAGTAATACTATACTGATACGTGAGTACTGCATGTTGTGGTCACCCTATTAATTTAGCAAGACAAATTTACTCGCTATAAATCATAATATGCAGTACGTACCAGCTAGGTCTGCACCTCGAGAGTCTTATCAGCCATGCATGGTGGTGACTGCTATTAAACAGGTCTTCCAGTATATACGTACCTTTCTTGCTGCTCTTGTGCAGTTGTAGGATAATCCAAATATATCTTTTTAGGGGGCTTGTTCCGGTACTTTCTCGTCAGCTTATACTTTAGCTGTTTGGCAAAATCTCTGACGTCATCTCCAGTTGTGGTCTGATGGTATACAGCAAATAAATTTTTCGAAACAGATTTTGATGATAATACTTACTGCAAGACAGTACTCCCTAACTGGGTGGGTGGCCTTGTGGTTCTTAAGACTCTGCTGCGTCCAATAGCAGCTCTGTATTTAATTTAATATATGCAGCCATCATACTATTTAAGTGTGAAAAAACATAAACACACCTGGCAGAAATCCACACTGGTACACTTCAGGCAACGGTATCTGCAATAAATAATTACTAGTAATCGAGGCAGTGATTGTACACTGTCATTCTATTGCCATTTCTATGAAGCTTCAATTAATCTACTGATTGGCAATGAGCACCAACTCGGCACAATTCATGTCACCACAGCCAATTTTATTACAGTCAATTATTTGGCATACCTGAACCCGACTATAGGGAAGGCCTTGCACTTGGCACACTTTGCCTCGTGTTTCACGGTCTCTGCAGACGACAGCCGATGGAGGGTGGGCAGCCATACCACATGGAGGGGCTCTTGGAGTGCCCAGTACAGGAACTCCTCTTCGTTGAGCACATCAGTACCAGCAAGCTCATTCTATGGAGAGGGTGGCACTGGAGTATAGCTACAGTTATCAATCTGCATGCCGGACTGTGTCAATACCATTGCTGAAGTACCCATACAAAGCACGGCCCGGCATTATTCATAACTATACTCCCAAACTACAtacagaggttttcaggtAGGTTGAGGGAATGCTTTAGAGCATAAAGTTACTCATGCATAAGTTATAATTAAATTACTGCTGTACTGTGCTGTATGTAGTAATTCATGCATGAGTAACTTTACACTCTGAAGCATTCCCTCAACCTACCTGAAAACCTCTATACAAGAAATATGCATGAGTGATGGGGATTCTGTGTGGTCTAATCGTTTGTATACTGTATGAAGATGAATATCTTTAGATAGGTAGCAATTTATTTATTCATTGGTTTGTGATGATTGCACTCACAATTCTCCAGCAGTTCTCAACAGCATTGTCAGCAGTAGCTATCTTGAATGTTGCATTCTCAGACACACTCAGTGGGAGCTGCAAAAAAAAACACGAGCTAGTTTACCTTGCTACGGTAACTTTGTAGCAGACATTGCAGTAATTCTTACAAGGAGAAGATCCTTCAGCATCATCTTGAGAGTTGACTTAGAGATCCCAGGACTGTTTTCTCTCCTGGTTTGCTGAAACATGTCTGTGTAAGAGAGATCACCAATTAAATAGTTGTTACAGAAAGAGTTAACTTTTCTTACAGGTGAATTTCTCCTCTACTGTGGCGGTACACAATGCAGCCAAAACAACTTTAACAGTGCGAACTTTCACTAAAGCAGTCCTTCcactgagagtgagagagAAAACAAATAGTTAGCTGACATTGTATGTGCTTTACTAATCATACCTATCCAAGCATTTCAGTAGCCAGCTCAGTGTGACTTCAACGCAGGAATCTGGTTGGATGAATTGTGCCCGGCCTCGCTGTGCCAAATGGAACAGCTTGCTGAGCAGTGCCTCAAGCTCTTGCACTGTCATCACTTCTGTGCTTTGTGGAGTGGCCAATCCAAGCTCAAAGAATGCTCTCTCCAAGTGGTTCTTGCTTACCACATTCACTGCAAGAATAGGACATAGTTGAACAGCAAACATCACTAGCTATAGTAGATACCACTTACAATGAGTTACTTTCTGGACAGTTCTCAACTTCATGGCCGTACGATAAGCAGCAAATTTGATCTCGTTCATACCATCTAAATCAACAAATAAATTAGGGATAATTTGACCGAGGACGACAAACCTACCCATTCTTACGACAACTTCAGATATGTCAGGGTGTTCCCATTGCGAGGCTCCATCACCATGACTGTCAGAAATACAAATGGCTATACATGCTACGATTACAAACAGTAGTATTCACTCACTTGATGTAGTAAGGGATTCCCTTGGCTGTCTCTGACCTCTCCCATCCTTCAGGCAGAGTGGTTCCACCTTCATGCAAAGCAGTTCACAAGAaatcataatttatatggtAGAATCTACAGCATCTAGAATCTTGGGTTTGTTGAAAGTTCACTCACCCATTTCCACAGGGACTTGTCCTGGCTCTCCTGGCATTCTACTGTTACTAGCCTGTTTCTACTGACCTCTAGCAAAGTATTGTTGGAGGCCGGCTAGCTAACTCTAGAAGGGGGCGTTGCTGCAAGTCTGCaagcagccagcccctcccctttttGAGGGCAAAGTACAAACACGTGGCTTCTAAGTCTCTAAGATTGTTCTCAAGCTAGCTTCTATGAGCTGCCAAAGGTGGTATGAATGAATTCAGGAAGCAGTTTCTCTTTCCTAACTTACCTGTGGCCAACTGGTATCCAGGGCACATGGCAAAAGGTAAATTGCATGGTTAAGAGTAGAGCTACAAACAGTGACACTGAACAccctagactggaaaccacgcccctttctttAGGGAAAGAGACTGGCCAGGTGACTATCAACGACTCGTCTTCATTGCGTACTGAATTTTGCGGAAGTGGTTCAGGGAAAAGGGTGTGGTCACCAGTGTTGCGGTTTAGTATACTTtggctagatctactgtagCTAAGTACGTACAGTAGTCTGTACAGTACtctagcaagctagctagctcagccaCCTATTTCAATCACAAGTCAACTGCTGCAAAACTATGTCCAAGTCTGGAGCTAGCTGTCACCTGGATGTACCTAGTTCTTGTCCTGTCTGTGGCAATGAcactagactcgcaagccgtcactgttgcaggcgaacgcctgcaacagtgacggcttgcgagtctacaaTGACACCGCTGTAATAGAAAACTCAAATGTTGCTGGCAATAGGGCCAGCAAGGGGACTTTCCATAAACCAGTTGGCAGAGAGACAAATATATCTGATCTCTGCTACTGACTTCTGTCTGTTATTTTTGCAGTGGCCTTGTAGCCAGCCAGGTTATAGCAACTTTAGAATTGCTTCATTGCAGAAGTACTGATAGACAACTTATATCCAAACAGCTAGCTAAGTAGACATAAAATTTATACTGCAACTGTACAGCTAAAAATATTAATACTCACATAAAATCAATTATAATAGCTTAGTGTGCaattcatgcacacactacattCCAAGCATTCCGTTGGGACGAGTCGTTGATAGTCACCTGGCCAGTCTCTTTCCCTaaagaaaggggcgtggtttccagtctatgaacaccccaccccccaaccctgcacacacaccaggTTTGAGGATCATGTCCAAGAGGCTGTTGTATTGTGACTATGTAATAGAAGTTCATGATGCAAGAGTATCCTTTCCATTCAGTTTGTTTTCTGATGTGTAATTCGTTTCAGTGCCTTAACATGATCTGCTAACAGATTCCATTTTCGGGACGTAATCCCAACTTCGACTTGATGCTGAAAGGAATACCGAAGCTTCTTGTCCTGAACAAGGTTGATCTATGCGACCAATCAAAGTGCATGGAGGTGGCCACAAGACTTAGGGATGAAGGAGAGAAAGACTTGCTATTCAGCAACATGAGGAAACAACACCACAAGAGTGTCAAAGAAGTAAGTACATAATAGAGAATATGCTTTTAGTTGCAAGGTCAGCAATTTAAGGATTGCCTGTATTATATCCTTCGCCATACAGAATAGTTTGTGCATTATATTTTTTCAGACACTAAAGTGTTCGATGATTCATCTCTGCAGCTAATGAGCAAGATCAAGAAGGCGACACAGTCGATGGGTGACGATAGTAAAGCTCTCAAActgatggtggttggtatGCCCAATGTCGGCAAGTCCTCTCTCATCAACGCTCTCAGGAGAAACAATCTAGGGAGAGGTTagaccactataattatatatagcctttAGCAAGGTCTATTGACTATTGTTGTTtgacatgctgtatagctgccCTTTTTTCTTGTATCAGGGAAGAAAATTATTTGCATCAGCTAGAGTATGTTTGCATGTAATTTTTAAGTGAAGATTTTTAATGCATAGGGAGAGCAACTGCTGTTGGAAAACTACCTGGTGTGACTAGAAGTGTACTGTTCAAGATTCGGGTATGTCCCTGAAATGGGtctgttttgatagctaaaTTTGACTGGTCAAAACTTGAGTGCATTCTCACTAAAATAAATGTTTATTAACTTTTTTTCGCAGATTTGTGAGCATCCTGAAATATTCTTGTATGATACCCCTGGTGTGATGATCCCTAAAATTGATTCTGAAGAATCTGCTCTGAAATTAGCCATCACAGGTAAAGAGCAGCATTATAATCGGAGTATATACATGCCATTAAATAACGGCAAATTATCGATGTTTACTGCTCTACTGTTATAGGCATACTCAAAGACAACATCATGAATGATTATCTGATAGCTGACTACCTTCTGTTCATTCTCAACCAGCATCGCCAGTTCGAGTAAGTGAGTGAAATTACGTTGTAAGAAATGTACTGATTTGTATTCTTTTATGTGTACAGCTATGCTAAGTTCTATGGGCTGCCAGAACCAATGGATGATATTGCAGTGGTCCTGAGCCGTATTGCCAAGCGTTTGGGAGCCCTCCAGAAAGGTAAATGTAAACCACCTCCTTTAAATGTTTATTTTAGCGGAGGTTGAATCAAATTATACGTAAAACTTTTGTAT comes from the Halichondria panicea chromosome 4, odHalPani1.1, whole genome shotgun sequence genome and includes:
- the LOC135335168 gene encoding dystrophin-like isoform X2, whose amino-acid sequence is MPGEPGQVPVEMGGTTLPEGWERSETAKGIPYYINHGDGASQWEHPDISEVVVRMDGMNEIKFAAYRTAMKLRTVQKVTHLNVVSKNHLERAFFELGLATPQSTEVMTVQELEALLSKLFHLAQRGRAQFIQPDSCVEVTLSWLLKCLDSGRTALVKVRTVKVVLAALCTATVEEKFTYMFQQTRRENSPGISKSTLKMMLKDLLLLPLSVSENATFKIATADNAVENCWRINELAGTDVLNEEEFLYWALQEPLHVVWLPTLHRLSSAETVKHEAKCAKCKAFPIVGFRYRCLKCTSVDFCQSCYWTQQSLKNHKATHPVREYCLATTTGDDVRDFAKQLKYKLTRKYRNKPPKKIYLDYPTTAQEQQERIPDQSPLFANIHSRANQLAARLQELGGTGHGGGGAPNTQVVHVEHHGGPIHSERPPGEEEVPRGRLQSHISGLEEENEALRAQMDRLAERLREVENQPPPPPAFIKVPVPVGRVPATPEMKTQAVNTVLTPSLPSVPTFATTEWSSMYGGEEDKMEELLQEVLAAFPTRTTETVPCDLDSQLLRSAQVVGSSLGAMVFEVASALQ
- the LOC135335168 gene encoding dystrophin-like isoform X1; translation: MPGEPGQVPVEMGGTTLPEGWERSETAKGIPYYINHGDGASQWEHPDISEVVVRMGRFVVLGQIIPNLFVDLDGMNEIKFAAYRTAMKLRTVQKVTHLNVVSKNHLERAFFELGLATPQSTEVMTVQELEALLSKLFHLAQRGRAQFIQPDSCVEVTLSWLLKCLDSGRTALVKVRTVKVVLAALCTATVEEKFTYMFQQTRRENSPGISKSTLKMMLKDLLLLPLSVSENATFKIATADNAVENCWRINELAGTDVLNEEEFLYWALQEPLHVVWLPTLHRLSSAETVKHEAKCAKCKAFPIVGFRYRCLKCTSVDFCQSCYWTQQSLKNHKATHPVREYCLATTTGDDVRDFAKQLKYKLTRKYRNKPPKKIYLDYPTTAQEQQERIPDQSPLFANIHSRANQLAARLQELGGTGHGGGGAPNTQVVHVEHHGGPIHSERPPGEEEVPRGRLQSHISGLEEENEALRAQMDRLAERLREVENQPPPPPAFIKVPVPVGRVPATPEMKTQAVNTVLTPSLPSVPTFATTEWSSMYGGEEDKMEELLQEVLAAFPTRTTETVPCDLDSQLLRSAQVVGSSLGAMVFEVASALQ
- the LOC135335170 gene encoding mitochondrial ribosome-associated GTPase 1-like isoform X1; the encoded protein is MNEFRKQFLFPNLPVANWYPGHMAKGLRIMSKRLLYCDYVIEVHDARIPFSGRNPNFDLMLKGIPKLLVLNKVDLCDQSKCMEVATRLRDEGEKDLLFSNMRKQHHKSVKELMSKIKKATQSMGDDSKALKLMVVGMPNVGKSSLINALRRNNLGRGRATAVGKLPGVTRSVLFKIRICEHPEIFLYDTPGVMIPKIDSEESALKLAITGILKDNIMNDYLIADYLLFILNQHRQFDYAKFYGLPEPMDDIAVVLSRIAKRLGALQKGGSLDIVRAAIHFIHKYRNGELGRITLDQITTSEQLASGQIST
- the LOC135335170 gene encoding mitochondrial ribosome-associated GTPase 1-like isoform X2, whose protein sequence is MNSGSSFSFLTYLWPTGIQGTWQKIPFSGRNPNFDLMLKGIPKLLVLNKVDLCDQSKCMEVATRLRDEGEKDLLFSNMRKQHHKSVKELMSKIKKATQSMGDDSKALKLMVVGMPNVGKSSLINALRRNNLGRGRATAVGKLPGVTRSVLFKIRICEHPEIFLYDTPGVMIPKIDSEESALKLAITGILKDNIMNDYLIADYLLFILNQHRQFDYAKFYGLPEPMDDIAVVLSRIAKRLGALQKGGSLDIVRAAIHFIHKYRNGELGRITLDQITTSEQLASGQIST